The Gemmatimonadaceae bacterium DNA segment AAGTTGTGCCGACATCAGCTCATGATCGGCACGATCGCGGGGCGTCAGTGTCGGGATCGCCACCCGGCCGATCGCGGCCAGTACATCTCTGTAAAACCGAAGCTCGGCCGAGATCGCGGCCGGTGTGTAATCACGGAGGCGGGCGTTGGCATTAGACAGCGTTGCGCTGTATCCGTCGCCGCCGAGATATGTTGAGACTACCGGATTGCGCTCGAGATTATACAGGAAGTAGCGGTCGCGCAGCCCGGTGAATGTGCCTGGGAGCAGGGTCGGCGGAGTGGCGGGCGTCGGCGGTGCACATGCCTGAGTAGTGCGGAGAATACCGAACCCAGCCGCGGTGGCTGCTGCCCGGTGGACAAACGTGCGGCGATTGATGGTCATAGATATCGAGTGCGCAGTATGTGGAGATGGTGGCTCTCGTGACCAGCGCAGATGAAAGCCAGCGCGCGTACGGACGTCTCGGCCCCGTTGGCCGATCCGCGGCGCATGAGGGCCGTGTCGTCGAGGTTCCGGAACAGATGCAGCGTGGCCTTTCGCAGATGCTCGAACTCATCGGCCAGGTCGACTAGACTGACTCGCGAGAACGGCCCCTCACGGACGAAATCGTTCTCATCAAAACCCGCCAGGGGAGCGGTGTCGGCGCGGGAGAAGCGCAGTGCGCGGTAAGTGAACACCCGTTCAGAATCCGACAGGTGGCCGATGACTTCGCGGATGCTCCACTTGCCGGGTGCATACTTATGGTCACCTCGCTCATCGGGCAGTTCCCTGATCAGCGCCGACGTCTCGGCGATCTGACTTGCGAGGATGTCCAGCACATCGCCGTCGGGCACGCGCGCAATGTAGGCTGCCGCGTATTGCGGATGTTCATCGGGGGACGGCCGGGTACGTAGAACAGTGTTCACAATGCCACTCGTCTGTGAAATGGTGTTATAGCTTTTTTGAGAAGCGCGATCTGCCCCCCGTGATAGGCCGCGTGCTGCGCGACGCCGTGCAGCATCATCGCGACGCTTCGGGTGCTCTGCGGCGCGTCATCCGCGAGGCGGGCATCACTCAGCGCGACGATGATCTCTCGCAGCCGCTCGTGGCTCTCGGTCAATTCTTCACGGGCGGCAGCCCACCG contains these protein-coding regions:
- a CDS encoding DinB family protein — its product is MNTVLRTRPSPDEHPQYAAAYIARVPDGDVLDILASQIAETSALIRELPDERGDHKYAPGKWSIREVIGHLSDSERVFTYRALRFSRADTAPLAGFDENDFVREGPFSRVSLVDLADEFEHLRKATLHLFRNLDDTALMRRGSANGAETSVRALAFICAGHESHHLHILRTRYL